In Rhodothermales bacterium, a single window of DNA contains:
- a CDS encoding type 1 glutamine amidotransferase, with translation MIESSFPELRCLLLQARTEVDMASQELDCFAERTRLLRHQLGTFNVTDGTPSRDLLTDKDVLFIGGAGEFSATRDYDWMPHVLDLVRFAVDADVPIFGSCWGHQIIARALGGCVEHDPTRAEMGCLPVQLTEAGRADALFSPFPPSFLANMGHHDRVTILPDGAVELARSESQPHQAFRLEGTRVYGTQFHSELDARRERERLIRYQRFYRNELPDDSALQRIIDNLAETTEVDHLLFDFLRLVTGHTPDAA, from the coding sequence ATGATTGAGTCCTCCTTTCCGGAACTGCGTTGCCTGTTGCTGCAGGCCCGCACCGAAGTTGACATGGCCAGTCAGGAGTTGGACTGTTTTGCCGAACGTACGCGTCTGTTGCGTCATCAACTCGGCACGTTCAATGTGACCGATGGCACGCCTTCCCGGGATCTCCTGACGGACAAGGATGTGTTGTTCATCGGAGGCGCGGGCGAATTTTCCGCCACCAGGGATTATGACTGGATGCCGCATGTTCTTGACCTCGTAAGGTTCGCGGTGGATGCGGATGTGCCCATTTTCGGTTCGTGTTGGGGGCACCAGATCATTGCGCGCGCCCTGGGTGGGTGTGTTGAACACGATCCGACCCGGGCCGAGATGGGTTGCCTCCCGGTTCAACTCACGGAGGCTGGGCGCGCGGATGCCCTTTTTTCTCCATTCCCGCCATCCTTTCTTGCCAACATGGGCCATCACGACCGGGTCACCATCCTTCCCGACGGAGCCGTGGAGTTGGCACGCAGCGAATCGCAACCGCACCAAGCCTTCCGCCTGGAAGGTACCCGGGTTTATGGGACCCAATTCCACTCGGAACTCGATGCGCGGCGTGAACGGGAGCGCCTCATCCGGTATCAGCGCTTCTACCGGAACGAGTTGCCGGACGACTCGGCCCTCCAACGCATCATCGACAACCTGGCGGAGACCACGGAAGTCGATCATCTGCTGTTCGACTTCCTGCGATTGGTCACGGGGCATACCCCGGATGCAGCATGA